One window of the Benincasa hispida cultivar B227 chromosome 3, ASM972705v1, whole genome shotgun sequence genome contains the following:
- the LOC120073965 gene encoding uncharacterized protein LOC120073965 codes for MPLPWKKTKSNRISRIVADLQPPSRAASLVVETGFPTSVVDLFVKNRDRIKRHSLRKAKHKHYPTHVSESLAPPPTPSLSPDNSPRLLPEDEGVVVAASCSAAGNRVDGLQQEAIPADVELNVVCGRPNADNIGNADVGAVNLNSTSTVFVVAAKMFLVVIPVLSTKKLALGITISAFLLFLLEFFGKFAIRNFSIRNRLFPERCGNGFIDRGGEEEEAAPINSALNNEIEIVDSNSGLERESLGNGEKGIGGCSDLDVEKEEQGNFQVGKNEISRSAKLRAKIIKKLIPKKLRSGKRVKRNKKEKNKVKQEMGIVINEYEQRTESSSEEEDEEVWEPEEEEEEEEEIGSSMTRKRKEEDEEDEEQEVEGKKKRFECKIMIIMILLGLCGGRFLALVLTVSGCFMFKFIKILTQKWRFG; via the coding sequence ATGCCTCTTCCATGGAAGAAAACCAAATCCAATCGAATCTCCAGAATCGTCGCCGATCTCCAACCCCCCTCACGCGCCGCCTCTCTCGTCGTTGAAACCGGCTTCCCCACCTCCGTCGTTGATCTCTTCGTCAAGAATCGCGACCGAATCAAGAGACACTCCCTCCGGAAAGCTAAGCACAAACACTATCCCACCCATGTCTCTGAATCCCTTGCGCCGCCTCCCACTCCTTCCCTCAGCCCTGATAATTCCCCTCGCCTTCTTCCTGAAGACGAGGGTGTCGTCGTCGCCGCTAGTTGCTCCGCCGCCGGAAACAGAGTCGATGGACTCCAACAGGAGGCCATCCCGGCTGACGTCGAACTCAATGTGGTCTGTGGCCGACCGAATGCCGATAATATCGGGAATGCGGATGTGGGTGCTGTCAATTTGAATTCTACGTCAACGGTGTTCGTTGTGGCGGCGAAGATGTTTCTCGTGGTGATTCCGGTTTTGAGTACCAAAAAACTCGCTCTGGGAATTACTATCTCTGCTTTCCTGTTGTTTCTTCTCGAATTTTTTGGGAAATTCGCTATTCGTAATTTCTCGATCCGTAATCGGTTATTTCCAGAACGTTGCGGAAACGGGTTCATTGATCGTGgaggagaagaagaggaagcgGCGCCGATTAACTCTGCTTTGAATAACGAAATCGAAATCGTGGATTCGAATTCCGGTTTGGAACGTGAATCATTAGGAAATGGGGAAAAGGGAATTGGGGGTTGTTCTGATTTGGATGTGGAGAAGGAGGAACAGGGGAATTTCCAGGTGGGGAAGAATGAGATAAGCAGAAGCGCGAAATTGAGAGCGAAAATCATAAAGAAATTGATACCGAAGAAACTACGTAGCGGGAAGAGAGTGAAAAGGAACaagaaggagaagaacaaaGTGAAACAAGAAatgggaatcgtgatcaacgaaTACGAACAACGAACAGAATCGAGTagcgaggaagaagatgaagaggtTTGGGAGcccgaagaagaagaagaagaagaagaagaaataggaTCATCAATGACgaggaaaaggaaagaagaagatgaagaagatgaagaacaaGAAGTagaggggaagaagaagagatttgAGTGTAAAATTATGATCATAATGATTCTTTTGGGGCTTTGTGGGGGCAGATTTCTGGCACTTGTTCTTACAGTTTCAGGGTGTTTCATGTTCAAATTCATCAAAATTCTGACTCAGAAATGGAGATTTGGGTAA
- the LOC120072770 gene encoding dihydroceramide fatty acyl 2-hydroxylase FAH1-like isoform X1, producing the protein MASKPFTVDLNKPLVFQVGHLGEAYNEWVHQPIVSKEGPRFFGNDFMEMLTRTVWWVIPLVWLPVISWLVSVSLSRGLTPSDAASCLAGGVFIWTLLEYTLHRFLFHMKTSSYWGNTLHYLLHGCHHKHPMDGLRLVFPPAATTILSVPLWIVIRLASTPAVAPSLFGGGLLGYVMYDVTHYYLHHGKPSSGLSQNLKRYHLNHHFRVQSEGFGITSPLWDRAFGTYPTTKPIQKSK; encoded by the exons ATGGCTTCAAAGCCTTTTACTGTAGATTTAAACAAGCCTCTTGTTTTTCAG GTTGGCCATCTTGGAGAAGCTTACAATGAATGGGTTCACCAGCCTATAGTTAGCAAGGAGGGCCCTCGATTCTTTGGAAATGATTTTATGGAG ATGTTGACCCGCACAGTATGGTGGGTAATTCCACTTGTTTGGCTGCCAGTGATTTCCTGGTTGGTTTCTGTGTCTTTGTCAAGGGGCCTTACTCCCTCTGACGCAGCTTCATGTTTGGCTGGTGGGGTTTTCATCTGGACTTTGCTTGAGTACACATTGCACCGCTTTCTTTTCCACATGAAAACAAGCAGCTACTG GGGAAACACTCTACACTATCTACTTCATGGTTGTCATCACAAGCATCCAATGGATGGACTCAGACTCGTTTTCCCACCTGCTGCAACAACTATCTTAAGTGTGCCG CTGTGGATCGTGATTAGACTTGCATCAACTCCAGCGGTAGCTCCTTCTTTGTTCGGAGGTGGGTTGCTGGGATATGTAATGTACGACGTAACTCATTATTACCTGCATCATGGAAAGCCATCCTCAGGGTTATCTCAAAATTTGAAG AGATATCATTTGAACCATCACTTCAGAGTTCAAAGCGAGGGATTTGGTATCACTTCTCCATTATGGGACAGAGCCTTTGGAACATATCCTACGACTAaacccattcagaaaagcaAATGA
- the LOC120072770 gene encoding dihydroceramide fatty acyl 2-hydroxylase FAH1-like isoform X2, translating to MASKPFTVDLNKPLVFQMLTRTVWWVIPLVWLPVISWLVSVSLSRGLTPSDAASCLAGGVFIWTLLEYTLHRFLFHMKTSSYWGNTLHYLLHGCHHKHPMDGLRLVFPPAATTILSVPLWIVIRLASTPAVAPSLFGGGLLGYVMYDVTHYYLHHGKPSSGLSQNLKRYHLNHHFRVQSEGFGITSPLWDRAFGTYPTTKPIQKSK from the exons ATGGCTTCAAAGCCTTTTACTGTAGATTTAAACAAGCCTCTTGTTTTTCAG ATGTTGACCCGCACAGTATGGTGGGTAATTCCACTTGTTTGGCTGCCAGTGATTTCCTGGTTGGTTTCTGTGTCTTTGTCAAGGGGCCTTACTCCCTCTGACGCAGCTTCATGTTTGGCTGGTGGGGTTTTCATCTGGACTTTGCTTGAGTACACATTGCACCGCTTTCTTTTCCACATGAAAACAAGCAGCTACTG GGGAAACACTCTACACTATCTACTTCATGGTTGTCATCACAAGCATCCAATGGATGGACTCAGACTCGTTTTCCCACCTGCTGCAACAACTATCTTAAGTGTGCCG CTGTGGATCGTGATTAGACTTGCATCAACTCCAGCGGTAGCTCCTTCTTTGTTCGGAGGTGGGTTGCTGGGATATGTAATGTACGACGTAACTCATTATTACCTGCATCATGGAAAGCCATCCTCAGGGTTATCTCAAAATTTGAAG AGATATCATTTGAACCATCACTTCAGAGTTCAAAGCGAGGGATTTGGTATCACTTCTCCATTATGGGACAGAGCCTTTGGAACATATCCTACGACTAaacccattcagaaaagcaAATGA